From a single Mus caroli chromosome X, CAROLI_EIJ_v1.1, whole genome shotgun sequence genomic region:
- the LOC110287221 gene encoding EKC/KEOPS complex subunit LAGE3-like gives MQDPSGDKVCRAGGEEEGEDGQHTSRVHGTEAGPHHTEASSHRTEGSSHLTETSSSPSEAENGHDNSPHVNRAQDVGSQAVPQGSLNSRGPVEARVVVEEAAIAPQGEQAPIIPGPSGDAATTTGSRLLEFSVTVPFRTAVEANIACRTLASNIQQQQMMVQQEFTVNDTILTVRWTTEDPVLFRTSINAFLDQLSLVVRTIPRPVFMAVFKQGRGRNN, from the exons ATGCAGGATCCTAGTGGGGACAAAGTTTGTAGAGCAGGTggtgaagaagaaggggaggatggACAGCACACATCCAGAGTCCATGGTACTGAAGCAGGCCCACATCATACTGAAGCAAGCTCACATCGTACTGAAGGAAGCTCGCATCTTACTGAAACAAGCTCAAGTCCTTCTGAAGCAGAGAATGGCCATGATAACTCTCCACATGTGAATCGTGCACAAGATGTTGGTAGCCAGGCTGTTCCCCAAGGTAGTCTCAATTCAAGGGGCCCTGTAGAGGCAAGAGTGGTGGTCGAAGAGGCAGCCATAGCTCCTCAGGGTGAGCAGGCACCAATTATTCCGGGACCTAGTGGAGATGCTGCAACAACAACTGGAAGTCGACTCTTGGAATT TTCCGTAACAGTGCCGTTCCGGACTGCTGTGGAGGCAAACATTGCATGCAGAACCCTGGCCTCAAATATCCAGCAGCAGCAAATGATGGTTCAGCAGGAGTTCACTGTGAATGACACTATTCTCACTGT TAGGTGGACCACTGAAGATCCTGTTCTCTTCCGAACATCCATCAATGCCTTTCTTGACCAACTTTCCCTTGTGGTGAGGACCATCCCACGTCCAGTGTTTATGGCTGTCTTCaaacaaggaagaggaagaaataattAA